One window of the Ramlibacter henchirensis genome contains the following:
- a CDS encoding cytidylyltransferase domain-containing protein, translating into MARTIATICARGGSKGLPGKNLRPLAGKPLIVHTIEQALAARGIEGVFVSTDDPAIAEVARGAGAKVPYLRPAELATDEAPKLPAIEHLVSRLESEGLAVDTVVDLQPTSPLRAPRDIEAALALLGDADLVVSVTEPSHNPYYTMAEADAQGWLRLSKPGSVARRQDAPAVWGLNGSIYVWRRSALPRAIAQGFWSVLAKPYAMPRSLSLDIDDLEDFELAEWLLQRSRSAGAAHGR; encoded by the coding sequence ATGGCCCGCACCATCGCCACCATCTGCGCCCGCGGCGGCAGCAAGGGCCTGCCGGGCAAGAACCTGCGGCCGCTGGCGGGCAAGCCGCTGATCGTCCACACGATCGAGCAGGCGCTGGCCGCGCGCGGTATCGAAGGCGTTTTCGTCTCGACCGACGATCCGGCCATCGCCGAAGTCGCGCGCGGGGCGGGCGCGAAGGTGCCGTACCTGCGGCCTGCGGAACTGGCCACCGATGAAGCGCCCAAGCTGCCCGCGATCGAGCACCTTGTTTCGCGCCTGGAAAGCGAAGGCCTTGCAGTGGACACGGTGGTGGACCTGCAGCCGACCTCGCCCCTGCGCGCGCCGCGGGACATCGAAGCCGCACTGGCATTGCTGGGCGATGCCGACCTCGTCGTGAGCGTGACGGAGCCCTCGCACAACCCGTACTACACGATGGCGGAGGCCGATGCCCAAGGCTGGCTGCGGTTGAGCAAGCCGGGTTCAGTCGCGCGCCGGCAGGACGCGCCGGCGGTGTGGGGATTGAACGGCTCGATCTACGTCTGGCGACGGTCGGCCCTGCCCAGGGCCATTGCGCAAGGGTTCTGGAGCGTGCTCGCCAAGCCGTACGCCATGCCGCGCAGCCTTTCCCTCGACATCGATGACCTGGAGGATTTCGAGCTGGCCGAGTGGCTGTTGCAGCGTTCCCGATCAGCAGGAGCAGCGCATGGCCGCTAG
- a CDS encoding class I SAM-dependent methyltransferase, protein MALDPRWEEIFRTRAWGKYPPEEFIRFMAGHFYRHPARHEVKVFEAGFGTGANLWYAAREGFTVFGLEGSQAGCELTGARLDAEVPGWRDHGAQLRVGDICKPLPWPDGSFDAVLDSDAATCNSHEEARSLYRELHRVARSGGRLYVRTPATGSWGEGTGTPHGRGQWECAQGPFAGTGVVRFASEQDIRELLADWKIEQLEEVTRTMDNRAHVVREWVVDAVKA, encoded by the coding sequence ATGGCCCTGGACCCCCGCTGGGAAGAGATCTTCCGCACCCGTGCCTGGGGCAAGTACCCGCCGGAGGAGTTCATCCGCTTCATGGCGGGCCACTTCTACCGTCATCCGGCCCGCCACGAGGTGAAGGTGTTCGAGGCCGGCTTCGGCACCGGCGCCAACCTCTGGTATGCGGCACGCGAGGGCTTCACCGTGTTCGGCCTCGAAGGTTCGCAAGCCGGATGCGAACTGACTGGTGCGCGGCTGGACGCCGAAGTGCCCGGCTGGCGGGATCACGGCGCCCAGCTGCGGGTCGGCGACATCTGCAAGCCGCTGCCGTGGCCGGACGGCAGCTTCGACGCGGTGCTGGACAGCGATGCGGCCACCTGCAACAGCCATGAAGAAGCGCGATCGCTCTACCGCGAACTGCATCGCGTGGCCAGGTCGGGTGGACGGCTTTACGTCCGCACGCCCGCCACGGGGAGCTGGGGCGAAGGCACCGGCACGCCGCACGGCCGCGGCCAGTGGGAATGCGCGCAGGGGCCGTTCGCGGGCACCGGGGTGGTTCGCTTCGCGAGCGAGCAGGACATCCGCGAACTGCTCGCGGACTGGAAGATCGAGCAGCTCGAGGAAGTCACCCGCACCATGGACAACCGGGCCCATGTCGTCCGCGAGTGGGTGGTGGACGCGGTGAAGGCCTGA